The following are from one region of the Silene latifolia isolate original U9 population chromosome 9, ASM4854445v1, whole genome shotgun sequence genome:
- the LOC141602420 gene encoding uncharacterized protein LOC141602420, translating into MSSYSNMAFKQTVGRTPHNYLAVQSNGYLMYSANGVVQPGTKFAIEHASANLVHIRSSSNNKYWVRLNAGDAKNLIVAQAVEPVVDQASPVCTLFSIRIDSNKRATFYHVQSGRVVGLPLLGGHPTGTLSIDPTATTQAVSAVVDYDGLVILPKFVAFKGSNDLYYKNLVSMFMEKEIGRPDIVCECHYSTDGHLRVRVASDIPGAENFFWSAQKDSTGIAMVTFDHSNPTDVRQMFDVIKVAKNVIALRSHVNNLICIREPSNSFEYGHLVAKSMGMVNHTQLEIVEPVFNRTVTVYEFNLDKARIYGVELLYTDNHTWDNYTDVPQSGTADGRITTSKSHTYTNNVTVSSTVTTEFKTGIPFIVDAKIEVSATASYSHEWAETTTDEQQVGHMFNVVVAPKKRTVARGTATKAKCDVPFAYTQRDYPASGGPPIVTTLHDGVFTGANAYSFHSEVRYDELPTYNGPAPTKCIKRIVPHK; encoded by the exons ATGTCGTCGTATTCAAACATGGCTTTCAAACAAACAGTTGGTAGAACTCCACATAACTATCTGGCTGTCCAATCAAATGGCTATCTTATGTACTCAGCCAATGGTGTTGTCCAACCAGGCACCAAGTTTGCTATTGAGCATGCCTCTGCCAACTTGGTCCACATCCGTTCCTCCTCAAATAACAAATATTGGGTTAG ATTGAACGCCGGGGATGCGAAGAATTTGATAGTCGCACAAGCAGTTGAACCAGTGGTTGATCAGGCATCTCCGGTCTGCACATTATTTAGCATACGTATAGATAGCAACAAGAGAGCAACATTTTATCATGTTCAGTCGGGTCGAGTTGTAGGTCTCCCTCTTCTCGGTGGGCATCCTACCGGGACCCTCAGCATAGATCCTACTGCCACAACACAAGCTGTGTCCGCTGTTGTTGATTACGATGGGTTGGTGATACTTCCCAAATTCGTAGCGTTTAAGGGCTCCAATGACCTTTATTACAAAAATCTCGTGAGCATGTTTATGGAGAAGGAAATTGGTAGACCTGACATTGTGTGTGAGTGCCACTATTCTACTGATGGCCACCTCCGAGTGAGGGTTGCCAGTGACATACCGGGGGCAGAAAACTTCTTTTGGTCAGCTCAGAAGGATTCTACAGGAATCGCGATGGTTACTTTTGATCATAGTAACCCTACAGATGTTCGACAAATGTTTGATGTAATTAAGGTTGCTAAGAATGTGATTGCTCTTCGAAGCCATGTAAATAACCTAATTTGTATAAGGGAACCTTCAAATTCCTTTGAATATGGTCATTTAGTTGCCAAATCAATGGGGATGGTAAATCACACCCAACTAGAAATTGTAGAACCCGTGTTTAATAGGACAGTGACCGTCtacgagttcaatctcgataagGCCCGGATATACGGTGTGGAGCTTCTCTATACGGATAACCACACCTGGGATAACTACACCGATGTGCCCCAGAGTGGTACCGCCGACGGCAGAATTACAACCAGCAAGTCCCATACTTACACCAACAATGTTACGGTCTCTTCTACGGTAACTACGGAATTCAAGACTGGGATACCCTTCATTGTCGACGCTAAGATTGAGGTGTCGGCAACAGCCAGCTACTCTCATGAATGGGCCGAGACTACAACAGACGAACAACAAGTGGGCCACATGTTCAATGTTGTTGTGGCCCCCAAGAAAAGAACGGTAGCAAGAGGGACTGCTACCAAGGCCAAATGTGATGTCCCCTTTGCCTACACTCAGAGGGACTATCCTGCTAGTGGAGGACCTCCTATAGTTACCACACTCCATGACGGGGTTTTTACAGGTGCAAATGCTTATAGTTTCCACTCGGAAGTCCGCTACGACGAGTTGCCTACTTATAATGGACCTGCCCCAACCAAG TGCATTAAGCGTATCGTGCCGCACAAGTGA
- the LOC141602422 gene encoding auxin-binding protein ABP20-like — MLNMSFSIVIALALLISSSSTNGIEFDYCVADPTLPHGPFGYPCKDPSKVTTDDFSYSGLRKPGNTSNAFKFGPNPAFVTQFPGLNGMDISMVRADIDVGGAVPIHTHRVAELAILIKGTILAGFIDTNNTAFYNTMEEGDMFIFPPTLAHFQVNVGKVPAVAYAAFPSTNPGFQGISSSLFKNDLSAEIIQKITLLDPVQIKKLKAGFGGTN; from the coding sequence ATGTTAAACATGAGTTTTTCAATTGTAATTGCACTTGCATTACTCATCTCTTCCTCTTCCACTAATGGTATAGAGTTTGATTATTGTGTTGCTGACCCAACCCTTCCTCATGGGCCATTTGGTTACCCTTGTAAGGATCCCTCAAAGGTCACAACTGACGACTTCTCTTACTCAGGCCTACGAAAACCAGGTAACACGTCCAATGCCTTTAAATTCGGACCTAATCCCGCATTTGTAACCCAATTTCCGGGTTTAAATGGTATGGACATATCCATGGTTCGGGCCGACATTGATGTGGGAGGGGCTGTGCCCATTCACACCCACCGGGTGGCCGAGCTGGCTATTCTAATCAAGGGTACGATTCTTGCTGGGTTTATTGACACGAATAATACTGCCTTTTATAATACTATGGAGGAGGGTGATATGTTCATTTTCCCACCAACGCTCGCGCATTTTCAAGTCAATGTTGGGAAAGTTCCGGCAGTTGCTTATGCAGCCTTTCCTAGCACTAATCCTGGGTTTCAAGGCATTTCTAGTTCTCTTTTTAAGAATGATCTGTCAGCTGAAATTATTCAAAAGATTACTTTATTAGATCCTGTACAAATTAAGAAGCTTAAAGCTGGTTTCGGTGGCACCAACTAG
- the LOC141602421 gene encoding auxin-binding protein ABP19b-like: MNFYILITLLLALFTSSSPTNGIEFDYCVADPTLPRGSSGYACKDPAKVTIDDFSYSGLRNPGNSSNVFKFGPNPAFLSTFPALNGMGISMARADIDVGGAVPIHTHRVAELAILIKGRILAGFIDSNNKAFYKTMEEGDMFIFPPALAHFQVNVGKVPAIAYASFPSSNPGFQGVSSSLFKNDLPTEIIQKITLLDPEQIKKLKAGFGGTN, from the coding sequence ATGAATTTTTACATATTAATTACTCTTTTGCTTGCACTATTCACCTCTTCCTCTCCCACTAATGGTATAGAGTTTGATTATTGTGTTGCTGACCCAACCCTCCCTCGTGGATCGTCCGGTTATGCTTGCAAGGACCCCGCAAAGGTCACAATAGACGACTTTTCTTACTCGGGCCTCCGAAATCCTGGTAACTCCTCCAATGTCTTCAAATTCGGACCCAATCCGGCATTTCTATCCACATTTCCAGCCTTAAATGGTATGGGCATATCCATGGCTCGGGCCGACATCGATGTGGGAGGGGCTGTGCCCATCCACACCCACCGTGTGGCCGAGTTAGCTATTTTAATCAAGGGTAGGATTCTTGCTGGTTTTATTGACTCGAATAATAAAGCCTTTTATAAGACTATGGAGGAGGGTGACATGTTCATTTTCCCACCAGCGCTCGCGCATTTTCAAGTCAATGTTGGGAAAGTTCCGGCCATTGCTTATGCATCCTTTCCTAGCTCTAATCCTGGGTTTCAAGGCGTTTCTAGTTCTCTTTTTAAGAATGATCTCCCTACTGAAATTATTCAAAAGATTACTTTATTAGATCCCGAACAAATTAAGAAGCTTAAGGCTGGTTTCGGTGGCACCAACTAG